Proteins encoded in a region of the Corvus hawaiiensis isolate bCorHaw1 chromosome 31, bCorHaw1.pri.cur, whole genome shotgun sequence genome:
- the LOC125318807 gene encoding zinc finger protein 239-like, with protein MEEEEAAKKRKMPREPQADRELSTERRENKSPWQKLVGEAVLSGSTGQESKGEEEPQRCCTRRGCKHSPRRSKEEGGRRSSQSLELGVHEQLHNGEKPHKCSKCGKGFRWKSRLIVHQRIHTGERPYECGECGKSFRDSSSLIRHWKIHTGERPYECGECGQSFSQSSNLIVHQRSHTGERPYECGECGKRFPRSCSLLKHEQSHTDERPFRCPDCGKGFQRNYTLIIHRRIHTGERPYECPQCRKSFSQSSSLTQHQWSHR; from the exons atggaggaggaggaggccgcgaagaagaggaagatgccccgggagccccaggcag ACAGGGAGCTGAGCACGGAGCGCAGAGAGAACAAATCCCCGTGGCAGAAGCTGGTGGGAGAGGCCGTTTTGAGTGGCTCCACGGGGCAGGAATCTAAGGGGGAGGAAGAGCCCCAGAGATGCTGCacaaggaggggctgcaaacacagcccaaggaGGTCCAAGGAggaaggcggccggagatccagccagAGCTTGGAGCTGGGGGTCCATGAACAGCTTCACAatggggagaagccccacaagtgctcaaaatgtgggaagggcttcaggtggAAGTCCAGACTGATTGTCCACCAGAGAATCCACACCGgagagaggccctacgagtgtggggagtgtgggaagagcttcagagaCAGCTCCAGTCTGATCCGCCACTGGAAAAtccacacaggggagaggccctacgagtgtggagagtgtgggcagagcttcagccagagctccaaCCTGATTGTCCACCAGAGAAgccacacaggggagaggccctacgagtgtggggagtgtgggaagaggtttccaaGGAGCTGCAGTCTCCTCAAACATGAGCAGAgtcacacggatgagaggcccttccgctgccccgactgcgggaagggcttcCAGCGCAACTACACCCTCATCAtccaccggcgcatccacaccggggagaggccctacgagtgtccccagtgtaGGAAGAGCTTCTCACAGAGCTCTTCTTTGACCCAACACCAATGGAGCcaccgctaa
- the LOC125318716 gene encoding serine/threonine-protein kinase pim-1-like: protein MAERVCAWLLGAIASPWLRLARPRPPPRPRPRPRPRLLPGPAGDTGGAAAPAASAASSPLRAPPLLSAAAGPEPPVSASKEPTCGDGRPGAVERRSGAVPGPGPSADGRVSPARKAQQGLKERYRLGSLLGRGGFGSVLAATRLSDGAPVAIKRVPRNRIHHWGRLPDGTRAPLEIVLLHKVSAGFPGIVQLHEWLELPNNVVMVLERPERSQDLLHFIRARGFLCEEVARHLFRQVLEAVRHCTSCGVLHRDIKPENILLDLATGQAKLIDFGCGTYLQAAAYTSFAGTPSYRPPEWIQFGWYYGKAATVWSLGIVLHQMVCGEHPFRRGWNSTWGRLSLPRRLSPECQDLIRRCLSVLSSERPSLEDLSCDPWMQDIHVP from the exons ATGGCCGAGCGGGTTTG tgcctggctcctgggcGCCATCGCCAGCCCCTGGCTCCGGCTGGCCCGACCCCGACCCCCACCCCGACCTcgaccccggccccggcctCGGCTCCTCCCGGGGCCCGCCGGGGACACaggcggcgcggccgctcccgccgcctccgcaGCATCTTCCCCGCTCCGAGCTCCGCCGCTCTTGAgcgcggccgccggccccgagCCGCCGGTGTCCGCTTCAAAAGAGCCAACATGTGGGGAtggccggcccggggcggttgAGCGGCGCTCGGGGGCCGTTCCTGGCCCCGGGCCGAGCGCTGACGGCCGCGTCTCGCCGGCACGGAAGGcgcagcagggcctgaaggagcgcTACCGGCTGGGTTCGCTGCTGGGGCGCGGCGGCTTCGGCAGCGTCTTGGCGGCGACGCGGCTCTCGGACGGCGCCCCG gtggccatcaaacgGGTGCCACGGAACCGCATCCACCATTGGGGCCGGCTG cccgaCGGCACCCGAGCACCACTGGAGATCGTGCTGCTGCACAAGGTGTCCGCTGGCTTCCCCGGCATCGTCCAGCTCCACGAGTGGCTGGAGCTCCCCAACAACGTGGTGATGGTGCTGGAGCGCCCGGAGCGGTCTCAGGACCTCCTTCACTTCATTCGGGCACGGGGCTTCCTGTGCGAGGAGGTGGCGCGGCACCTGTTCcgccaggtgctggaggccgtgcggcactgcaccagctgcggGGTCCTGCACCGGGACATCAAACCGGAGAACATCCTGCTTGACCTGGCCACCGGGCAGGCCAAACTCATCGACTTTGGCTGTGGCACCTACCTGCAAGCCGCAGCCTACACCAGCTTTGCAG GAACACCGTCCTACAGGCCCCCAGAATGGATCCAGTTCGGCTGGTACTACGGCAAGGCAGCGAccgtctggtccctgggcatcgtGCTGCACCAGATGGTCTGCGGGGAGCATCCtttcaggaggggctggaacagcacCTGGGGCCGGCTCTCGCTCCCACGACGGCTCTCTCCAG AGTGCCAGGATCTCATCCGGCGGTGTTTATCCGTGCTCTCCTCGGAAAGGCCCTCATTAGAAGACCTGTCCTGTGATCCTTGGATGCAGGATATTCACGTGCCgtag